In the genome of Calothrix sp. PCC 6303, the window GGCTGCATCGGGATAAAATACTGTAACGCTTCTAGCTTGGCTATCCACCACCCAAACCCTCAATACTCCAGCATTGAGATAGTCTTTGGCTTTGGCGATCATTTGTCCAAAAGTTTGTCCGGGTGAGATAATCTCAATAACTAAATCGGGAGCAACAGGACATGCAGTGTCTTCATCCCAATTGGCTGGTAGACATTCGTGAGAAATGTATAAAAGATCTGGTGTGGGTACCCAATCACGTTGTTGCCGGGTGAGTTTAATCGCTAACTCAATAAAAACTTCACCTTTACCATCGCACCATTCCTCAACTAAACATAGTACGGCACGGGTGAGTCGAGAGTGAAATTTTTTTGGTGACATTTTCGGAAATATTTGACCATCCACGAGTTCATAAGTGATATCACCCTCACCTGGGGGGAGATTGAGGAACTCCTGCAAAGTTATTTGATTTTCGGTTTGTAGAACCATAATACATCCGCAGACAGTACAAATTAGATTGGTATCCTCATTCTAAGGTTTATACCAATTTCCGATTGGGTTAATTATTGTCCTGTATGGTGTCCTATTTACTCTGACTCACTCCCGTCAGAGGTTTATCATCTAAATTTGGTACGGGTAGATTCCGAATCTCCCAAGCCTTTAATAAAATCAAATATTCATAAAATGCTTGTAAGGTACACCAAGCAAATCCTGAACCGCCATCGAGAAACCCACCCAGGATAAAATACATGTAGATAAAGCGGATAAAAGGTCTACCTGGTAAGCGCAAAGACAAATCTTTGAGAGCGCGACGACGTTCGACTTCTGATTTGCCAAAAAATAAATTCACCCAATCAACTTTACCGTTTTTGAGTTGTTTGATGGTTTCTTGCGCTTCATCGCTAGAGTAACGATTGTGCTTGTCAATCCAACGACTCAAGCCTTTACCGCAGGTGTAGTGGGGATATGTTTCTTTCAAAAAGCTGGTGGCACCATCACATTCTTCACGTTCGGTGTGTCCATAGTCACTAAACCAAACTTTGCCATGTTGAAATAGACGCATTTGGTAACGAGGATATTGGGTGCTATGGCGGATCCATTTACCCAAAAACATTACTCTTTCGGCTACGTAATAACCGATATATTCAGGATTTTTTTTAGCTTGAAGACATTCAGCAAATAGTTCAGGTGTCATCCGCTCATCGGCTTCGAGGATATATACCCAATCGTATTTGGGGGTAATATTTTCTAGCATCCAAGTACGTTGCAAACCATGACTTTCAAAGGCATGTTCGACAACACGCACCGGATAACGCTTGGCTACTTCCACAGTGCGATCGCTACTGCAAGAATCCACCACAATTACGTCATCGGAAATCATCGCCGACTCTATGCAGGCAGAGATATCTAGCTCTTCGTTATAAGTTAATATGTAAATCGAAATCATTTTGAATTTAGTTTTTAAATAAATTGTATTTAGTTGGTGGTATTAACTATTACCTAATAACTATTTAATATTGAGTAATCAAAAATAATCTGAAAGCCAGAGGGTATAGGGTTATGAGTGTGAAGGTTGAAGATGATTCTTCCCTATACCCGATTCAATACTTGTTTGTGATGGAAAGAACTAACGTGCAGCAACTTTACGTCCACTACCACCTTTTGTTGCACCCATACCCCTTAATCCTGTCCAGCCGATAATGACGTAACCAATAGATAGCAACAAGCTACTGATACCGATTCTCAGACCAGATTTCCAAGCACCATCCCGCGCTTGTTTTTCGCCTGCTTCTTTTCGTTCCCGAATCTGACGTTTTTGTTCATCTGCTTGGGATTGAAAGTCTACTTGCTGGTCGATTAATTTGTCTACTTCTTGAGGATTGGCTTTTAACTTTTTGAGAATTTCTTTCTCAGATGGATCGACTTGAGGACTTTCAATTGCTAATTTATATTTTTGCTCATCTTTGATTAGCTCAGTAATTCTAGTTTTCAACTCAGCTTTTTGCTTGTCAAATGCAGCTTTTCCCTGTTCTGTACCCAAAACAGCTAGTCCTTGGTTAAGTCTAGCTGTCACCACGGCTTCATCTTGATCTGCTCTTCGAGTTATTTCGGCTACTGCTTGGTTACTGGCTTGACGAATATTATTCAAGTGCAATGGGAAAATGAGCAAAAATATCAGCCCCAAAACACTTGAAAAAATTAAGGACGGAAGACGTAAGTCAAAGCCGCCAGAAACACCACCGTCATTTGTTGCATCAACCCAATATCCAGCAAATAAAAGTCCCAAACCAACCATGGGAACGATACCCCGATCGACAAGGGCGGTTGCTAAGGAAATTTGCCAACCTTTATCTGTTGGTTGAAAAGGAAACAGGAGAATTACAAAATCCAGCATAAAAGATAGCATCAGGATTATCCCTGCCACTTTTAGAGTGCGAGAAGTATTAATGCCGTTTAATTGATTTACCATAACTTTTGTTTTTTGCAGTTAATACAAAGGATTGTCATATTTCAAGTTACTGGAATATTGTTCCCGTAACTTTAGGTGTTATTTAAGATTTCAGATACTTATTTATAGCTAACTATAAAAATTTACACCCTCACCTGAAACTACACCACGGTAGCATCAGT includes:
- a CDS encoding Uma2 family endonuclease, which codes for MVLQTENQITLQEFLNLPPGEGDITYELVDGQIFPKMSPKKFHSRLTRAVLCLVEEWCDGKGEVFIELAIKLTRQQRDWVPTPDLLYISHECLPANWDEDTACPVAPDLVIEIISPGQTFGQMIAKAKDYLNAGVLRVWVVDSQARSVTVFYPDAAPQTYMGEELVTDSLFPELEFTAETVFTMAKIPK
- a CDS encoding glycosyltransferase family 2 protein; translation: MISIYILTYNEELDISACIESAMISDDVIVVDSCSSDRTVEVAKRYPVRVVEHAFESHGLQRTWMLENITPKYDWVYILEADERMTPELFAECLQAKKNPEYIGYYVAERVMFLGKWIRHSTQYPRYQMRLFQHGKVWFSDYGHTEREECDGATSFLKETYPHYTCGKGLSRWIDKHNRYSSDEAQETIKQLKNGKVDWVNLFFGKSEVERRRALKDLSLRLPGRPFIRFIYMYFILGGFLDGGSGFAWCTLQAFYEYLILLKAWEIRNLPVPNLDDKPLTGVSQSK
- a CDS encoding HpsJ family protein — encoded protein: MVNQLNGINTSRTLKVAGIILMLSFMLDFVILLFPFQPTDKGWQISLATALVDRGIVPMVGLGLLFAGYWVDATNDGGVSGGFDLRLPSLIFSSVLGLIFLLIFPLHLNNIRQASNQAVAEITRRADQDEAVVTARLNQGLAVLGTEQGKAAFDKQKAELKTRITELIKDEQKYKLAIESPQVDPSEKEILKKLKANPQEVDKLIDQQVDFQSQADEQKRQIRERKEAGEKQARDGAWKSGLRIGISSLLLSIGYVIIGWTGLRGMGATKGGSGRKVAAR